The Lycium barbarum isolate Lr01 chromosome 9, ASM1917538v2, whole genome shotgun sequence genome has a segment encoding these proteins:
- the LOC132611632 gene encoding uncharacterized protein LOC132611632, producing the protein MEAAGYSLEDMVQMEHFSVKAVYKRLQGEFQKVPWRKLVCNNMGYPKWIFILRLAIMERLATKGRLEKWGIKVDKTCVMCNKAEESVVHLFFQCEETARGIQRRCLDWKAEVEWAMQHYRGHSRATVIYKMTLAAVIYHIWAERNTRVFQQKSRTAQTISRLIIQEVFLRGSLVKKLVVYLQKLTFYPIVD; encoded by the exons ATGGAAGCAGCTGGATATAGTTTGGAGGACATGGTACAAATGGAACACTTCTCAGTAAAAGCAGTTTATAAGAGACTGCAAGGAGAATTTCAAAAAGTACCCTGGAGAAAATTAGTGTGCAATAACATGGGATACCCAAAGTGGATTTTCATTCTAAGACTGGCTATTATGGAAAGGTTGGCTACAAAAGGCAGACTTGAGAAATGGGGGATAAAGGTAGATAAAACTTGTGTGATGTGTAACAAAGCAGAGGAATCTGTGGTGCACTTGTTCTTTCAATGTGAGGAAACTGCTAGA GGCATTCAGAGGAGGTGTTTGGATTGGAAAGCTGAGGTTGAATGGGCTATGCAACATTATAGGGGACACAGTAGAGCTACTGTTATATACAAAATGACACTGGCAGCTGTAATATACCACATTTGGGCTGAGAGGAATACAAGAGTTTTTCAGCAGAAGAGTAGGACAGCACAAACTATATCTAGGCTTATCATTCAGGAAGTTTTTCTCAGAGGAAGCTTAGTAAAAAAGCTGGTTGTGTATCTACAAAAGCTTACTTTCTATCCTATAGTAGATTAG